A region from the Streptosporangium sp. NBC_01756 genome encodes:
- a CDS encoding serine hydrolase has protein sequence MQDVMTELRFEQVLDLAPPGSAQARTLAEVVDKDAKTATDYARLFAKAADPKPIVQQPQLDVTVLELDRQGRPVSSGTVLMSPQYPRGIVVPVDRNFHTTQVRWRQWDDAGWYANQGKGTIDVVPGRENAPIDFMLPYPASVLKLMVNFGVLRLVDKGEIKLEDTYDYQPTVPSSLCGGPTSNTVGAYMDASITSSSNSASCALVKLLHDRGAVDELNKTFQDLGLETMQLKNTNPDNGGRWSNPVTMSSLDTAKLLALVNGVRGKAWTAPDGTPVTGEVLSPTSRQVFKKLLGEQGFNDMLSTPNRCGSTYPAPGIPQRVASRWVAADGSVTVAGNKFGQDVRPCNEQAQVTFAHKTGWVGNSGADAGIVRSLPGKAGRHYVVVAFTNLGTQYVDAGRPATEPGAYPVAYTEKLARLGQAIDRYEAASHGRRAKD, from the coding sequence TTGCAGGACGTCATGACCGAGCTGCGCTTCGAGCAGGTCCTCGATCTGGCCCCGCCGGGATCCGCACAGGCCCGGACGCTTGCCGAGGTGGTCGACAAGGACGCGAAGACGGCCACCGACTATGCCCGGCTGTTCGCGAAGGCCGCCGATCCCAAGCCGATCGTCCAGCAGCCGCAGCTCGATGTGACGGTGCTGGAGCTGGACCGGCAGGGCCGGCCGGTGTCGTCGGGCACGGTGTTGATGAGCCCGCAGTATCCGCGCGGGATCGTCGTGCCGGTGGACCGGAACTTCCACACGACCCAGGTGCGATGGCGGCAGTGGGACGACGCCGGATGGTACGCCAACCAGGGCAAGGGAACCATCGATGTGGTGCCGGGCCGGGAGAACGCGCCCATCGACTTCATGCTCCCCTACCCGGCCTCCGTGCTGAAGCTGATGGTCAACTTCGGGGTGCTGCGGCTGGTGGACAAGGGCGAGATCAAGCTTGAGGACACCTACGACTACCAGCCCACGGTGCCCAGCTCACTGTGCGGTGGCCCGACCAGCAACACCGTCGGCGCCTATATGGACGCCTCGATCACCTCTTCGTCCAACAGCGCGTCCTGCGCGCTGGTGAAGCTGCTGCACGACCGCGGTGCGGTGGACGAGCTCAACAAGACCTTCCAGGACCTGGGCCTGGAGACCATGCAACTGAAGAACACCAACCCGGACAACGGCGGCCGCTGGTCCAACCCGGTCACGATGAGCTCGCTGGACACGGCCAAGCTCCTCGCGCTGGTCAACGGCGTACGGGGCAAGGCGTGGACCGCCCCCGACGGCACGCCGGTCACCGGTGAGGTGCTGAGTCCCACCTCCCGCCAGGTGTTCAAGAAGCTGCTCGGCGAGCAGGGCTTCAACGACATGCTCTCCACCCCGAACCGGTGCGGCAGCACCTACCCGGCTCCGGGCATCCCGCAGCGGGTGGCGTCGCGGTGGGTGGCCGCCGACGGCTCGGTGACGGTCGCGGGCAACAAATTCGGCCAGGACGTACGGCCCTGCAACGAGCAGGCGCAGGTCACGTTCGCGCACAAGACCGGGTGGGTCGGCAACTCAGGTGCCGACGCGGGCATCGTCAGGTCCCTGCCGGGCAAGGCGGGGCGCCACTACGTCGTCGTCGCATTCACCAACCTCGGCACCCAGTACGTCGACGC